In the Mycolicibacter minnesotensis genome, CGTCTCGTCGCGGGCGGCGCTGTTCGGGCTGCTGCGCACGCTGGCCCGCGAGCAGCAGCTGGCGGTCGTGCTGAGCACCCACGACCTGGAGTTGGCGCTGCGGGTGGCCGATCGGGTGTGGTTGATGGATCCGGTGGGTGCCCTGGTGGACGCCGTCGGCGAGGAACTGATGTTGTCCGGCCGGATCGGCGAGATGTTCGGCAACGACACCTTGCGTTTCGACGTGGCCAGCGGCATGTTCGAGCTCAGTACCCGAGCCGACCACGATGGCACCGCGCGCACCGCTCGTGTCGATGCCGACGAACCGTTGCGTTCGGCACTGGCCCGGGTGCTGTCCCGGGAGGGCTGGGAGATCGGCGAGTCCGCCGAGATCGTGGTCTCTGCCGCCGATCCCGATGTCATCACGGTGCACAGTGCGGACGCCGAGCTGGTCAGCTCACTGCGCGATCTGCCCCAGCGGTTGCGCGCACTGGCGACATCCCCTCAGCGCTGCGCTCCGCCGGAGCATACGATCACGGCATTGGCCGAATTGTCCTCGGTCAGTTCTTATTTCGCGGTCTCGACGGGCCTGTCCGACGAAGCCGACTGGCGACCGGTGGCGCAGCTCTACTCCGACCCGGAGTTACTGGCGGGCACGCTCTCCCACGTGCAGGAGCGGATCGGCGCGCCCGATCTGCGTGTGGCGGCGTCCACTTTCTTCTTGGGCTACGCCGCACGCCTGTGGTCGATCGGCTTGGGCGGGCTGGCCGAGCACGGGCTGCTGATCGATCTGGACCCCGAGCGGCTTTGCTACGCAGATTCGGCAGGCACCATCCGGCTGCACCTGACCAATCCCCTTGCTTGGCAGGACTCTACGGGTTCTGACGTCCTTGAAGCGACGCTGGCAGACATGCTCGTGACACGGCATCTGAAGCCGTTGGTCGCCGCGGTGCGAGCGATCACTCCGATCTCCGAGCGGCTCCTGCTGGGCAACGCCGCCTCCGCCGCCCTGGGCGCCGCCCGGGCCTTGAGTTGGCATCACGGAGCAGACCTTGCGACCGAACCGAGTTGGGCTCTGGCCCGCCGCATGTGCGAGCACGAATACCTCAACAGCGCGGTGTGTTTCAGCGATTCCGGCACCGACTACCGACGCAACAGTTGCTGCCTGTTCTATCGCACTCCCGGTAGCGGACTGTGCGGCGACTGCGCACTGACCCACAAACCGCAGACCCGTATAACCCTGTGAAAGAAGGGATTTTCATGACCGAGAACACCGGCACCGTCGTCGCCGATCCCCCGATCGTTGACACCGAAGACCGCGGCCGCGAACAGCTCTGGCCGTTGCCCACCGACCAGCAGAGTCTGCTGGATCTGCTGCATCTGTGCTTCGACGAATACTGGGACCAGATCTGGTTCGGCATCATCATGGAAGGCGCCGCGTGGGAGGTGGCGGCCCCCAACCCACCGCGCAAGATCTCCATGCTCGACGGATACGCCACCATCGATTTCGGCCGCTGGCACTTTCACCTGTGCATCGGCAAGCATCGAGCCAGCGGCTCGGAGCTGGGCCGCATCCGCCGCTGCAGCCGGGCCGAGCTGTACCGCCGTATCGGTAAGGACGGCAACCCGCAGTCGTGGGGCGTGCGACTCTACAACGGGCGCGACGAACAGATGATGACGGTAATGCTGCCCAATCCGTTTCTCACCAACGACCAGCAGATGCGCGACGAGCCCGAGTGGGGCCAGCTGGAGCTGTGGGACAAGCTGCGCGACAAGTACCTGGGCCTGGGGCCCGACCCGCTGGACCGCGGCGGCAATCGGATCCGCTGCGGCGGTTAGCGAGGTTCGACGAAGGAGAGCCGAAGCTGAACCGCCGCAACAGACCCCGCGGCTGACGGCGCGGCTGAGGTGCTCCACCGCGCCTGGCCGGCCAGCCCGGCTAGTCCGGTTCGGTCGGCCAGGTGTTCGGCATCATCGGGCTGACTGCGCCACTGCCGAACCCGTCTTCGGCCAGCGCAGTCAGACCGCCCGGCCGCGCACTGGGCACCCGACGGGTGCCACCGGCGACGCCGTGCGCCCCGACACCGCGGCTGGAGGCGACCACGCCGACCGGCTCGGGTTCGAGGTCCATGTACTCGTGGCCGCGGCCCAACATGCCGACCTTCGCCCGACGCCGCCGCCGATGCGGGGTCGCCTGCTGCGCCGGCTCCTCCGCGGGCGCCGCGGAACTGTCGGGTTTCGGGGCCGCCTTCTTCCGGGAGCTGGTACCCGATCCGCGTCGAGCACCCATGTCCAGACCGCCCACCATGTACATGTAGGCCGGCATGGTGACCGACGGCGGCCCGGCCGGGGTCGGTGGCGGGGCAGCGGGAGGCGGCGGTGCTGCCGCGGCCGGCGCGGGTGCAGGCGCGGGTGCGGGCGCCGGAGCCGGCGCCGGCGCGGGGGCTGGCGCAGGCGGCTGGGGCATGGCCAATGCGGGCGGTGGCGCAGCCGGTGGCGGC is a window encoding:
- a CDS encoding DUF7676 family protein — translated: MTENTGTVVADPPIVDTEDRGREQLWPLPTDQQSLLDLLHLCFDEYWDQIWFGIIMEGAAWEVAAPNPPRKISMLDGYATIDFGRWHFHLCIGKHRASGSELGRIRRCSRAELYRRIGKDGNPQSWGVRLYNGRDEQMMTVMLPNPFLTNDQQMRDEPEWGQLELWDKLRDKYLGLGPDPLDRGGNRIRCGG
- a CDS encoding ATP-binding cassette domain-containing protein; translation: MNPSVQRDSTQERRTWDRRTDPAVQQGRINPAVELAGLAIGYRNRRRPVTVAAGLAAQARRGELTVLIGPNGAGKSTLIRTLAGLQPALGGRVLLDGADLTALPRDELARRVAVVLTERIDPGFLSARELVGLGRIPHLGLGGRLRPADERIIDWALAATGAQHLASRPAAELSDGECQRVLTARALAQQPGLLILDEPTAFLDVSSRAALFGLLRTLAREQQLAVVLSTHDLELALRVADRVWLMDPVGALVDAVGEELMLSGRIGEMFGNDTLRFDVASGMFELSTRADHDGTARTARVDADEPLRSALARVLSREGWEIGESAEIVVSAADPDVITVHSADAELVSSLRDLPQRLRALATSPQRCAPPEHTITALAELSSVSSYFAVSTGLSDEADWRPVAQLYSDPELLAGTLSHVQERIGAPDLRVAASTFFLGYAARLWSIGLGGLAEHGLLIDLDPERLCYADSAGTIRLHLTNPLAWQDSTGSDVLEATLADMLVTRHLKPLVAAVRAITPISERLLLGNAASAALGAARALSWHHGADLATEPSWALARRMCEHEYLNSAVCFSDSGTDYRRNSCCLFYRTPGSGLCGDCALTHKPQTRITL